A region from the Polyangiaceae bacterium genome encodes:
- the tssA gene encoding type VI secretion system protein TssA, translated as MAELRETLAEKIAPLKAPIPGGEPQGIDASYEPEFEEVKAEIDKLGSLEGQTPNWGRVATVSQELLKSKTKDFRLLIWLAAALMIEKGPAGLAEGLLGILEVTKDHNDAMYPPAKRARARGNLAGWLSDQAEATLGGYSPTGGDREAVALCETLYGEVDDLLTEKLGENYPGMGGLRGALRETSRQLPAEQKAAPPPQAGAPAQAAAPAQAAPPAVAAAPAMAMATPQDAQRALKQTCVELRKISSLIRKGDPAAAISYRVFRFALWVEIAGTPPAEGNQTRLPPPTPDKKQRMETLAGASNWVELIEASEGFAAQHLFWLDVHRYTALGLDRIGALAQGAREAVGREVVAFVERFPALLTLKFSDGSDFADSGTKTWIEEEQAKYAGGGGGGSAAASAASEEDQLLAERFEKAKELVAGGQVSDGLGVALQLANRGADARTRFRARLSVARLAIQGGQMTIARPILEALVREVDAHQLEIWEPELTSRVYVSLLTCLADVKDRPVGPPGAPVPPGAKVEPRPEVAKFAELFDKLCRLDPAAAMGLAG; from the coding sequence ATGGCGGAGCTGAGGGAGACGCTAGCCGAGAAGATTGCGCCGTTGAAGGCGCCAATCCCCGGGGGCGAACCGCAAGGGATCGATGCGTCCTACGAACCTGAGTTCGAGGAGGTCAAAGCCGAGATCGACAAGCTTGGCTCGCTGGAAGGGCAGACGCCGAACTGGGGTCGTGTCGCGACGGTGTCCCAGGAGCTTCTCAAGTCCAAGACGAAGGACTTCAGGCTCCTGATTTGGCTCGCCGCCGCTCTCATGATCGAGAAGGGGCCGGCAGGGCTCGCTGAAGGCCTCCTCGGTATCCTCGAGGTAACGAAAGACCACAACGACGCGATGTATCCCCCCGCGAAGCGCGCCCGCGCTCGCGGAAACCTTGCGGGGTGGCTGTCTGACCAGGCGGAAGCGACTCTCGGGGGTTATTCGCCCACGGGTGGCGATCGCGAAGCCGTTGCGCTGTGTGAGACGCTCTACGGCGAGGTCGACGACCTGCTCACCGAGAAGCTCGGCGAAAACTACCCTGGTATGGGTGGCTTGCGCGGTGCTCTGCGCGAGACCTCTCGTCAGCTCCCTGCGGAACAGAAGGCTGCTCCTCCCCCCCAGGCAGGCGCGCCTGCTCAAGCAGCCGCGCCCGCTCAAGCAGCGCCTCCAGCAGTGGCCGCCGCGCCTGCCATGGCGATGGCGACGCCCCAAGACGCCCAACGCGCGCTCAAGCAGACCTGCGTCGAGCTGCGGAAGATCTCATCGCTGATCCGCAAAGGCGATCCCGCAGCCGCGATCTCCTATCGCGTGTTCCGCTTTGCGCTCTGGGTCGAGATCGCAGGCACGCCCCCAGCTGAGGGCAACCAGACCCGCCTGCCTCCACCGACCCCCGACAAAAAGCAGCGCATGGAGACCCTCGCGGGGGCCAGCAACTGGGTCGAGTTGATCGAAGCCTCAGAAGGTTTCGCGGCGCAACATCTCTTCTGGCTCGACGTGCACCGCTACACGGCGCTGGGTCTCGATCGAATCGGGGCCCTGGCCCAGGGAGCGAGAGAAGCCGTTGGCCGCGAGGTCGTCGCGTTCGTCGAGCGCTTCCCGGCGCTATTGACCCTCAAGTTCTCCGATGGCAGCGATTTCGCTGACTCCGGCACCAAGACCTGGATCGAAGAGGAGCAGGCCAAGTACGCCGGGGGCGGTGGAGGTGGCAGCGCCGCCGCAAGCGCTGCTAGCGAAGAAGACCAGCTGCTCGCGGAGCGCTTCGAAAAAGCGAAGGAACTCGTCGCGGGCGGTCAGGTGAGCGACGGTCTAGGCGTCGCCCTGCAGCTCGCGAACCGTGGAGCGGATGCTCGCACCCGATTCCGGGCGCGCCTTTCGGTTGCTCGTTTGGCGATCCAAGGCGGTCAAATGACGATTGCCCGACCAATTCTCGAGGCGTTGGTGCGCGAAGTGGACGCGCATCAGCTGGAGATTTGGGAGCCAGAACTCACGTCGCGCGTGTACGTGAGCCTGCTCACTTGTCTGGCGGATGTGAAGGATCGTCCTGTCGGTCCGCCCGGTGCACCAGTACCACCAGGAGCAAAGGTAGAGCCGCGACCGGAAGTCGCGAAATTCGCCGAGCTATTTGATAAGCTTTGCCGGCTCGACCCGGCCGCAGCGATGGGGCTAGCGGGCTGA
- the tagF gene encoding type VI secretion system-associated protein TagF: MIVGYFGKLPKAGDFLRGGVAGEPASGFERWIEQGMVYGSTRRGDWQQAFDGGALHGFIYRAPPNVGAVSVIVGVIRPSRDTVGRRFPLVIFSQIPEPVLSGAPHIAPLMLGDFFELASEVLLDAHGMTAEEFRAAVLGIPAPRIDQLATYIAEYNDWVSATPLATPLSVTYGQPDGAAAPHAIDTLIQCVAPFIGQEPMTTPLSARLPLGAGGVASAAFWIDVARRVARWRRTVPSAFWSASDDDGTLLLQLGATPHSSLAELWSPDPDSDHVCDLRHAPRLSRESILGRLPPAIGQALNSPGHPVGYFLQALGS; this comes from the coding sequence ATGATCGTCGGCTACTTCGGCAAGCTCCCCAAAGCAGGAGACTTCTTGCGCGGTGGCGTCGCCGGGGAACCGGCGAGCGGATTTGAGCGCTGGATAGAGCAGGGGATGGTCTACGGCTCCACGCGCCGTGGCGACTGGCAGCAAGCGTTCGATGGCGGTGCGCTGCACGGCTTCATCTATCGCGCTCCTCCGAACGTCGGCGCGGTGTCCGTGATTGTCGGGGTGATCCGCCCAAGTCGCGACACGGTCGGGCGCCGTTTCCCGCTAGTGATCTTTTCTCAGATCCCCGAGCCGGTGTTGAGTGGCGCCCCACACATCGCACCGCTGATGCTTGGCGACTTCTTCGAGCTGGCTAGCGAAGTGCTGCTGGACGCCCACGGAATGACCGCCGAGGAGTTTCGCGCCGCGGTGCTTGGCATCCCGGCACCACGCATCGATCAGCTCGCGACCTACATTGCCGAGTACAACGACTGGGTGTCCGCGACGCCGCTCGCGACACCCTTGAGCGTCACCTACGGGCAACCTGACGGCGCTGCCGCTCCCCACGCCATCGATACATTGATTCAGTGCGTGGCTCCGTTCATCGGACAAGAGCCGATGACCACCCCTTTGTCTGCGCGCCTGCCGCTCGGCGCGGGTGGCGTCGCCTCTGCCGCATTCTGGATTGACGTCGCGCGGCGTGTGGCGCGCTGGCGGCGCACGGTTCCCAGCGCGTTCTGGTCGGCGAGTGATGACGACGGCACGCTGTTGCTTCAGCTGGGCGCGACCCCGCATTCCTCGCTCGCGGAGCTCTGGTCGCCGGATCCTGACAGCGATCACGTGTGCGACCTGCGGCACGCTCCCCGACTCAGCCGCGAATCCATCTTGGGTCGCCTGCCGCCCGCCATCGGGCAGGCGCTGAACTCCCCCGGGCATCCGGTGGGCTACTTCCTTCAGGCGCTCGGTAGCTGA
- the tssM gene encoding type VI secretion system membrane subunit TssM has translation MWLWIFAILLLALIWGGGWLLRSLGVPIPLSAQIGLTAGVVSMVAGILLYRRWRAGAAARALEREIMKQTEQQAAMSAPDRRAEIIELKAQVERGIQALKQSKLGDRGQNALYTLPWFMIVGPPGSGKTTAIRHSGLNFPLLDATGGAVRGVGGTRNCDWWFTNEAILLDTAGRYATQDDDQPEWFAFLDLLRRFRTKRPINGVILAVSASDILEQTEEQTTQMARTLRARVDELQNRLDMVVPVYVMFTKVDLVAGFVEFFNDLKKSDRDRVFGATFPMDLAVQRKPEDLFEEEFGLIISQIHSRAIKRVAREKKEMRDRVVQFPLEFQALRTSLTDFLQALFEDNTQDDKPIFRGFYFSSGTQEGNPVDRVLGGLARAFGLAPRMESEAQLEPKSYFVTDLFRRVVFPDQDIAARTRKEMRRQWLSRVALGATALFAAMMILVPSSCSFSRNRELTRTVEGTAADASKVNWVGKEAVGEKAADLTTIRALLKQLDYWRATDPPTGYRFGMYVGDSLYEPLRGVYVTAIERGLKEPTQKDLEAKLSAFAAVSTKNGKEYNERYDLLKLYLMLTWPEKLDPEWAARPLAIAWAKALRSPDPVGDAEHLLPHTRYYLDLMKRGEVKPWDRNDPTVTRARSALLRAPRLDRMYEALVREANADIKAIKHSDVFYGSISPFITYKQDLQVQGAYTREGWTRVRELLGSQKSELSAERWVLGEEEAQQEADVEKQIVKLKNLYFERYKIAWRDFILDIEVHEPENAETSLSELTALSEPEWPYKRLITTLHENVTLDISEGELAGLAESALQHAKRQLQRKLTLQEDAPEKKVRPMSPVELAFKPLTDFAVPKESKDPEKDAQSTGLAEYQGTISKLVGVLTDLRDADAAPDPTAVLGEFEGAFRGTSGLLMSQSGFTRPMLSPLLMRPITFAWAGVVNDAGGAASGLWETNVWSVWRDTLANRYPFKKTQRDASLADFTEFFKPNSGLLWNFYTENLKGTLKRNGDGFTPSRRFNSSVGYTPDFLSTCLTRGAEITSAVFPSGGETPKIKFEVNLHSVSPDVSEVAIEIDGVSHVYKNHPEQWLAAEWPAEKVETPGARVRIRGYSGLDEEINRPGDFGIYRLIDAAQSVESGTAGGSPQGVPTVVVTWYLRSRDAHIKLDFKPSKRDRGLSPMLFLGYDCPRVIAH, from the coding sequence ATGTGGCTTTGGATCTTCGCTATTCTGCTGCTTGCCCTCATCTGGGGTGGTGGGTGGCTTCTAAGGAGTTTGGGTGTACCGATTCCATTGTCGGCGCAGATCGGCTTAACCGCCGGCGTCGTTTCAATGGTCGCGGGCATTCTGCTGTATCGCCGTTGGCGAGCAGGCGCTGCGGCGCGCGCGCTCGAGCGCGAGATCATGAAGCAGACGGAGCAGCAAGCTGCGATGTCCGCTCCGGATCGTCGTGCCGAGATCATCGAGCTGAAAGCTCAGGTGGAGCGCGGCATTCAGGCGCTGAAGCAGAGCAAGCTGGGAGACCGCGGCCAGAACGCGCTCTACACCTTGCCCTGGTTCATGATCGTCGGTCCGCCGGGCTCCGGTAAGACGACCGCGATCCGCCACTCCGGCCTGAACTTCCCGTTGCTTGATGCGACCGGCGGTGCGGTGAGGGGTGTCGGCGGTACTCGAAATTGCGACTGGTGGTTCACGAACGAAGCCATCCTGCTCGATACCGCGGGCCGCTACGCCACGCAGGATGACGACCAGCCCGAGTGGTTCGCGTTCCTCGATCTCCTGCGGCGCTTCCGCACCAAGCGGCCGATCAACGGCGTCATCCTCGCGGTCAGCGCCAGCGATATCCTGGAGCAGACCGAAGAGCAAACGACGCAGATGGCGCGCACGCTCAGGGCGCGTGTCGACGAGCTCCAGAACCGCCTCGACATGGTGGTCCCGGTCTACGTGATGTTCACCAAGGTCGACTTGGTGGCGGGCTTCGTCGAGTTCTTCAACGACCTGAAGAAGAGCGACCGCGACCGCGTCTTCGGCGCGACATTCCCCATGGATCTCGCGGTGCAGCGCAAGCCAGAGGATCTCTTCGAAGAGGAGTTCGGGCTCATCATCTCGCAGATCCACTCGCGCGCGATCAAGCGCGTCGCGCGTGAGAAGAAGGAGATGCGGGATCGCGTCGTGCAGTTCCCCCTGGAGTTCCAGGCGCTGCGTACGAGTCTCACTGACTTCCTTCAGGCTCTGTTCGAGGACAACACTCAAGACGACAAGCCGATCTTCCGCGGCTTCTACTTCTCCAGCGGTACTCAGGAGGGTAACCCGGTCGATCGTGTCCTCGGAGGTCTGGCCAGGGCGTTCGGTCTGGCTCCTCGGATGGAGAGCGAGGCTCAGCTCGAGCCCAAGTCCTACTTCGTGACGGACCTCTTCCGTCGCGTGGTGTTCCCTGATCAAGACATTGCCGCGCGGACACGCAAGGAGATGCGTCGGCAATGGCTCTCGCGAGTCGCCCTCGGCGCGACTGCGCTGTTCGCCGCGATGATGATCCTGGTGCCGAGTTCATGCAGCTTCTCACGCAACCGCGAGCTCACGCGCACTGTCGAGGGAACGGCGGCGGACGCATCGAAAGTGAACTGGGTTGGCAAGGAAGCCGTCGGTGAGAAAGCCGCGGACCTGACCACGATTCGCGCGCTGCTCAAGCAGCTGGACTACTGGCGCGCGACGGACCCGCCAACGGGTTACCGCTTTGGCATGTACGTCGGCGACAGCCTCTACGAGCCACTGCGCGGGGTCTACGTCACGGCCATCGAACGCGGCCTCAAGGAGCCGACCCAGAAGGATCTCGAGGCGAAGCTCTCGGCATTTGCCGCCGTGTCGACGAAGAACGGTAAGGAATACAATGAGCGCTACGACCTGCTGAAGCTCTACCTGATGCTCACCTGGCCCGAGAAGCTCGACCCGGAGTGGGCGGCTCGACCCCTGGCGATCGCCTGGGCGAAGGCGCTGCGCTCTCCAGACCCGGTCGGTGACGCCGAGCATCTACTCCCGCACACGCGCTATTACCTCGATCTGATGAAGCGTGGTGAGGTGAAGCCCTGGGATCGCAATGACCCGACGGTCACCCGAGCGCGCAGCGCGCTGCTCAGGGCTCCGCGCCTGGATCGCATGTACGAGGCGCTGGTGCGTGAAGCCAACGCTGATATCAAGGCGATCAAGCACAGCGATGTGTTCTACGGCTCGATCTCGCCGTTCATCACGTACAAGCAAGACCTGCAGGTGCAGGGTGCGTACACCCGTGAAGGCTGGACCCGGGTGCGTGAGCTGCTCGGTAGCCAGAAGTCGGAGCTCAGCGCCGAGCGCTGGGTGCTCGGTGAAGAAGAGGCGCAACAAGAAGCCGACGTCGAGAAGCAGATCGTCAAGCTGAAGAACCTGTACTTCGAGCGCTACAAGATCGCGTGGCGCGACTTCATTCTCGACATCGAAGTTCACGAGCCAGAGAACGCCGAGACGTCGCTGTCGGAGCTCACCGCGCTCAGTGAGCCGGAGTGGCCCTACAAGCGCCTCATCACCACGCTGCACGAGAACGTCACCCTCGACATCTCTGAAGGTGAACTGGCGGGCCTTGCGGAGAGCGCGCTGCAGCATGCGAAGCGTCAGCTCCAACGCAAGTTGACACTGCAAGAAGACGCACCGGAGAAGAAGGTGCGACCGATGTCTCCGGTCGAGCTCGCCTTCAAGCCGCTGACCGACTTCGCGGTGCCCAAGGAGAGCAAGGACCCTGAGAAAGACGCCCAATCCACGGGTCTCGCCGAGTACCAGGGCACCATCTCCAAGCTGGTCGGTGTGCTCACGGACCTGCGTGATGCCGACGCCGCACCGGATCCTACGGCGGTTCTGGGTGAGTTCGAAGGCGCGTTCCGCGGCACTAGCGGCCTCCTGATGAGCCAGAGCGGCTTCACTCGGCCGATGCTCTCCCCGCTCTTGATGCGCCCCATCACCTTCGCGTGGGCTGGCGTCGTCAACGATGCAGGCGGAGCGGCGAGTGGTCTGTGGGAGACCAACGTCTGGAGCGTCTGGCGCGACACGCTCGCGAACCGCTACCCCTTCAAGAAGACTCAGCGTGATGCCTCGCTGGCGGACTTCACGGAGTTCTTCAAGCCCAACAGCGGCCTCCTGTGGAATTTCTATACGGAAAATCTCAAGGGTACCCTGAAGCGCAATGGCGACGGGTTCACTCCGAGCCGCCGCTTCAACAGCAGCGTCGGCTACACGCCGGACTTCCTCTCGACCTGCCTGACTCGCGGCGCCGAGATCACATCTGCCGTGTTCCCGAGCGGCGGCGAGACTCCCAAGATCAAGTTCGAGGTCAACCTGCACTCGGTCAGTCCCGACGTGAGCGAAGTCGCGATCGAGATCGACGGCGTCTCCCACGTCTACAAGAACCATCCCGAGCAGTGGCTGGCTGCCGAGTGGCCCGCAGAGAAGGTCGAGACACCGGGGGCTCGCGTGCGCATCCGCGGCTACAGCGGCCTGGATGAGGAGATCAATCGCCCTGGAGACTTCGGTATCTACCGCCTGATCGACGCCGCGCAGAGCGTGGAGTCCGGCACGGCTGGCGGATCGCCCCAAGGCGTGCCGACCGTGGTCGTGACCTGGTACCTCCGCTCACGCGATGCTCACATCAAGCTCGACTTCAAGCCGTCCAAGCGTGATCGCGGGCTATCGCCGATGCTGTTCCTTGGCTACGATTGCCCGCGCGTGATCGCCCACTAG
- a CDS encoding DotU family type IV/VI secretion system protein, producing MYWACSDALTLATQLGTARDLPPPDVLSQRISGVFDQMAERARASRIPDDDVMEAKYALCAFIDEQILRSEWPGRQQWMSRPLQLIYFNENTAGEGFFTRLEQLEAQPQRAHVLQIYYLCLCLGFQGQYAVRGGEGVGAIMERVGARLARNLPRSDQLSPHGELAGGVRSAVRREAPIVAASIALIGLAVLVFVVLRVVVSSSADSAAKNMQNFAQTGAK from the coding sequence ATGTATTGGGCCTGTTCCGATGCGCTCACATTGGCGACTCAGTTGGGTACCGCTCGAGACTTGCCCCCGCCCGATGTGCTCAGTCAGCGCATCTCCGGCGTATTCGATCAAATGGCGGAGCGCGCCCGGGCTTCACGCATACCCGACGATGATGTGATGGAGGCGAAGTACGCACTCTGCGCGTTCATCGACGAGCAGATCTTGCGTTCAGAGTGGCCCGGCCGGCAGCAGTGGATGAGCCGTCCACTCCAGCTCATCTACTTCAACGAGAACACCGCAGGTGAGGGCTTCTTCACGCGTCTCGAGCAACTCGAGGCGCAGCCGCAGCGCGCCCACGTGCTGCAGATCTATTACTTGTGCCTGTGCCTTGGATTCCAAGGTCAGTACGCCGTTCGCGGAGGCGAAGGCGTTGGCGCGATCATGGAACGCGTCGGCGCTCGTCTAGCTCGCAATCTGCCGCGCAGCGATCAACTCAGCCCCCACGGTGAACTTGCTGGGGGTGTGCGATCTGCTGTGCGTCGCGAGGCACCTATCGTCGCGGCGAGCATCGCGCTCATCGGATTGGCGGTCCTCGTATTCGTTGTTTTGCGGGTAGTTGTGAGCTCCAGCGCAGATAGCGCAGCAAAGAACATGCAGAACTTTGCCCAGACCGGCGCAAAGTAA
- the tssK gene encoding type VI secretion system baseplate subunit TssK codes for MVSIRKPVWTEGLFITQHHFQQLDGYHERLLDRRLSASVPYAWGVTEIQLDERALGAGQLKLSQFSAILPDGTPVTCGDRSNDAPLRDIGEVFTPQMQSLDVFVALPQETETSANVDLEDKPGALTRYTQESSRVYDANTGSNEQNFGWARPNVRLLFGEERRESFDSIKVAVLMRSNTGAIIAKRTYVPPVLRIGAAPFLTTGLRHVLENMTARMRSLAASRRQRSEAAIDFQASDAAKFWLLSTLNNFIPIIAHYVDQGRSHPEQVYITMAQLIGQLCTFAVKADATEIPKFNYMELGDTFEKLFARVLALLDAVIAERYVEVPMQRREDGMYLGKIEDGSLLRYEFFLAAKGSLPEGQLRDRLPKLSKIASWSQVGSILNSAINGARLELEYQPPGALPLRPGVVFFRVHKTPEYWTDIQGTGTIAIYQPLEPRAVELSLYAVDPENL; via the coding sequence ATCGTGAGCATTCGCAAGCCCGTCTGGACAGAGGGCCTGTTCATCACTCAACACCACTTCCAGCAGCTCGATGGCTACCACGAGCGATTGCTGGATCGGCGCTTGTCCGCCTCGGTCCCCTACGCATGGGGCGTGACCGAGATCCAATTGGACGAGCGCGCATTGGGTGCAGGTCAGCTGAAGCTCTCGCAATTTTCCGCAATCCTCCCAGACGGCACGCCCGTCACCTGTGGGGATCGCTCCAACGATGCACCGCTACGCGACATCGGCGAGGTGTTCACGCCTCAGATGCAGTCGCTCGATGTGTTCGTCGCGTTGCCGCAGGAAACAGAGACCTCGGCGAACGTCGATCTCGAGGACAAGCCAGGCGCGCTGACTCGCTACACCCAGGAGTCGTCGCGGGTCTATGACGCGAACACCGGGTCCAACGAGCAGAACTTCGGTTGGGCTCGCCCCAATGTCCGCCTGTTGTTCGGTGAGGAGCGCCGCGAGTCCTTCGACTCGATCAAAGTTGCCGTGCTGATGCGCAGCAACACCGGCGCCATCATCGCCAAGCGCACCTACGTGCCGCCGGTCCTGAGGATCGGCGCCGCGCCGTTTTTGACCACTGGGCTACGCCACGTGCTTGAGAACATGACGGCACGTATGCGGAGCCTGGCGGCTTCGCGGCGTCAGCGTTCAGAAGCGGCGATCGACTTCCAGGCCAGCGACGCCGCGAAGTTCTGGCTGTTGAGCACCCTGAACAACTTCATCCCGATCATCGCCCACTACGTCGATCAGGGGCGTTCCCATCCGGAGCAGGTGTACATCACGATGGCACAGCTGATTGGTCAGCTGTGCACCTTCGCAGTAAAGGCCGACGCAACGGAGATCCCGAAGTTCAACTACATGGAGCTTGGAGACACCTTCGAGAAGCTGTTTGCTCGAGTGCTCGCCTTGCTCGACGCGGTGATCGCCGAACGTTACGTCGAAGTCCCGATGCAGCGTCGTGAGGACGGCATGTACCTCGGCAAGATCGAGGACGGCTCGCTGCTGCGCTACGAGTTCTTCCTCGCGGCAAAGGGGTCGCTCCCGGAGGGTCAGCTACGGGACCGCTTACCGAAGCTGTCCAAGATCGCGAGCTGGTCTCAGGTCGGCTCGATCCTCAACTCCGCGATCAACGGAGCCAGGCTCGAACTCGAGTATCAGCCCCCGGGTGCGCTCCCGCTGCGTCCTGGAGTCGTGTTCTTCCGGGTGCACAAAACCCCCGAATACTGGACCGATATCCAAGGAACTGGAACCATCGCGATCTATCAACCGCTGGAGCCGCGAGCCGTCGAGCTTTCACTCTACGCAGTTGACCCGGAGAATCTGTGA
- the tssJ gene encoding type VI secretion system lipoprotein TssJ produces the protein MKRGLAFVVGTVGLVGLLLSPPACSPTVLPVKEPDDCKFQEVTLDIISSPDINRAENGEARPVQLRVYQLKSDTSLQNASFEDVWKKEEEILADDLVKGEEFPVYPNTRTALKFERDDSAQYVAAVALFRNPKGRSWYTVFDLPPAPSEGACGQEKCEGEDCEDAGPPPMPHFYVWIDESRVEDGVEHAEDVPEGRVQEVKSQAKAPSGGEGAPGAPAEGAPTQGE, from the coding sequence ATGAAGCGAGGCTTAGCGTTCGTGGTCGGAACAGTGGGGTTGGTGGGGCTGTTGCTTTCACCTCCTGCCTGTTCCCCCACGGTCTTACCGGTGAAGGAACCTGACGACTGCAAGTTCCAGGAAGTGACGCTCGACATCATTTCCTCACCGGATATCAACCGTGCGGAGAACGGTGAGGCTCGCCCAGTCCAGCTACGTGTCTACCAACTTAAGAGCGACACCAGCCTTCAGAACGCCTCGTTCGAAGACGTGTGGAAGAAGGAAGAGGAGATCCTCGCCGATGACCTCGTCAAAGGTGAGGAGTTCCCCGTCTACCCGAACACCCGCACGGCCCTGAAGTTCGAGCGCGACGACTCGGCCCAGTACGTTGCCGCGGTAGCTTTGTTCCGCAACCCCAAGGGGCGGAGCTGGTACACGGTTTTCGACCTGCCGCCCGCTCCAAGTGAGGGGGCCTGTGGTCAGGAAAAGTGTGAAGGCGAGGACTGCGAGGACGCAGGACCCCCGCCGATGCCGCATTTCTACGTGTGGATCGACGAGTCGCGTGTCGAAGACGGCGTCGAACATGCAGAGGACGTTCCTGAGGGACGGGTTCAGGAAGTAAAGTCCCAGGCGAAGGCGCCCTCCGGAGGGGAGGGCGCACCTGGGGCGCCTGCTGAGGGAGCCCCGACTCAGGGAGAATAG